In Streptomyces sp. NBC_01717, one DNA window encodes the following:
- a CDS encoding phosphatidylinositol-specific phospholipase C domain-containing protein: MGDGRHMGHGWRRGLTTAAAGLLAVGLTAGSARSADTGESAYSATTGVGVHNAYEKGTYPYFADALDSGAALLELDVWTNVFGSSWRVSHSNPIGNDNNCENAANASQLRTKARNQNLAGCLADIRAWHDAHPGHRPVVLKLELKDGFQANNGRGPAQLDALLSDKLGSALFRPADLAGDHATLDEAVRAGGWPARSALAGRFVVELIPGTVEEGNPADTLWTDREYATHLRDLAAAGRLGDAAAFPAVHRAEAGDPRGRYTDAGIRPWFVVFDGDAATYAGGSIDTGWYARNQYLVVMTDAHNVAPAIDGTSPTQAQALDRLALLAGRHASIITADWHALTQVLSTVVPRAAG, from the coding sequence ATGGGAGACGGACGGCACATGGGACACGGATGGCGTCGAGGGCTGACGACCGCGGCGGCCGGTCTGCTCGCTGTCGGACTGACTGCCGGATCTGCCCGATCGGCCGACACGGGTGAGTCCGCCTACTCGGCGACCACCGGTGTCGGTGTGCACAACGCGTACGAGAAGGGCACCTATCCCTACTTCGCCGACGCACTCGACTCCGGTGCGGCGCTTCTCGAGCTCGATGTGTGGACCAATGTCTTCGGCAGTTCCTGGCGGGTCTCGCACAGCAATCCGATCGGCAACGACAACAACTGCGAGAACGCCGCGAATGCGAGCCAGCTGCGCACCAAGGCGCGCAACCAGAATCTGGCCGGTTGTCTCGCGGACATCAGGGCCTGGCACGACGCACACCCCGGACACCGGCCGGTGGTGCTGAAGCTCGAACTAAAGGACGGTTTCCAGGCCAACAACGGCCGGGGCCCCGCCCAGCTGGACGCGCTGCTGTCCGACAAGCTCGGCAGCGCACTGTTCCGGCCCGCCGATCTGGCCGGTGACCACGCCACGCTCGACGAGGCGGTAAGGGCCGGCGGCTGGCCCGCCCGGTCCGCGCTCGCCGGGCGCTTCGTCGTGGAGCTGATACCCGGGACCGTCGAAGAGGGCAACCCCGCCGACACGCTGTGGACCGACCGGGAGTACGCCACTCATCTGCGCGATCTCGCGGCGGCCGGACGGCTGGGGGACGCGGCCGCCTTCCCCGCCGTGCACCGGGCCGAGGCCGGTGACCCGAGAGGGCGCTACACGGACGCGGGCATCCGGCCGTGGTTCGTGGTCTTCGACGGGGACGCGGCCACGTACGCCGGTGGGTCCATCGACACGGGGTGGTACGCCCGGAACCAGTATCTCGTCGTGATGACCGACGCCCACAATGTGGCGCCCGCCATCGACGGCACGAGCCCGACACAGGCTCAGGCCCTCGACCGACTCGCCCTGTTGGCGGGACGGCACGCGAGCATCATCACCGCGGACTGGCATGCGCTGACTCAGGTGCTCTCGACGGTCGTGCCGCGCGCGGCGGGTTGA
- a CDS encoding DUF4389 domain-containing protein: MADAQWTGPRGADLGEWLPVLDLVEPPGQRRLTVLLRLLLLIPHFIVLFFLHVAAFFTVIVGWFAALVLGRLPEPVFRFLAGYLGYGMRVGASAMLLIDRYPPFTLTPPTDYPVQIEVRPTELNRAAVFFRLFLLIPAAVVQGLASSGWWALSFIWWLITLILGRMPRPLFEASAATLRYSMRFSAYFMMLTPAYPKGFFGDDALSVPEQQTRSATRPLVMSGAGKALLILFLIIGVATDISTSTTTTWTSDTAENW, encoded by the coding sequence ATGGCTGACGCCCAGTGGACGGGCCCCAGGGGAGCGGACCTCGGCGAATGGCTGCCCGTCCTGGACCTCGTCGAGCCGCCGGGACAACGGCGACTCACCGTCCTGTTGCGACTCCTACTGCTGATCCCGCACTTCATCGTGTTGTTCTTCCTCCACGTCGCGGCCTTCTTCACCGTCATCGTGGGATGGTTCGCCGCCCTGGTCCTGGGGCGGCTGCCCGAGCCGGTCTTCCGCTTCCTCGCCGGATATCTCGGCTACGGGATGCGGGTCGGCGCGAGTGCGATGCTGCTGATCGACCGCTATCCGCCGTTCACGCTGACCCCGCCGACGGACTATCCGGTCCAGATCGAGGTACGACCGACGGAGCTCAACCGGGCGGCCGTCTTCTTCCGGCTGTTCCTGCTGATTCCGGCGGCTGTTGTGCAGGGCCTCGCCTCGTCGGGCTGGTGGGCCCTGTCCTTCATCTGGTGGCTGATCACGCTCATCCTGGGGCGCATGCCCCGTCCCCTCTTCGAGGCCTCGGCCGCCACACTCCGCTACAGCATGCGCTTCTCCGCCTACTTCATGATGCTCACGCCCGCCTACCCCAAGGGGTTCTTCGGGGACGACGCCCTGTCCGTACCGGAGCAGCAGACACGTTCTGCCACCCGGCCGCTGGTCATGAGCGGCGCAGGGAAGGCCCTGCTGATCCTGTTTCTGATCATCGGAGTGGCCACCGACATCAGCACATCCACGACGACCACATGGACATCGGACACCGCCGAAAACTGGTGA
- a CDS encoding DinB family protein, translating into MTWTAPEAKRTPGSLVADEREMLTGYLGWFRGTLLQKCAGLTGEQLAARTVPPSNLTLLGLLRHMAKVERTWFRERFAGQPLDPMYDPSRGKDADFEDLDPAHAADDYARLVEECRLADAVIADASLDDTFTHGGEVFSLRLVHVHMIGEYARHIGHADLVRERLDGVTGD; encoded by the coding sequence ATGACTTGGACAGCACCTGAAGCGAAGCGCACCCCCGGCTCCTTGGTCGCCGACGAGCGGGAGATGCTCACGGGATATCTAGGCTGGTTCCGCGGCACGCTGCTGCAGAAGTGCGCCGGCCTGACCGGTGAACAGCTCGCCGCAAGGACCGTTCCGCCGTCCAACCTCACCCTTCTCGGGCTGCTCCGCCATATGGCGAAGGTCGAACGCACCTGGTTCCGGGAGCGATTCGCCGGACAGCCGCTGGACCCGATGTACGACCCGTCCCGGGGCAAGGACGCGGACTTCGAGGACCTGGACCCTGCCCATGCGGCCGACGACTATGCGCGCCTGGTCGAGGAGTGCCGCCTCGCGGACGCCGTCATCGCCGACGCGTCGCTCGACGACACCTTCACACATGGCGGCGAGGTCTTCTCACTGCGCCTGGTGCATGTCCACATGATCGGGGAGTACGCGCGTCACATCGGCCACGCCGACCTGGTGCGCGAACGCCTCGACGGGGTGACGGGGGACTGA
- a CDS encoding potassium channel family protein, whose amino-acid sequence MQQSFFALLLGRLLTNRWWRTFHARAALSVSAATAAVLLAGAALVVPAEEGAPGANITSFPKAVWWAIETATTVGYGDLYPVTAWGRVIASVMMLAGITTFGMVTASIATWFVGRAEQDAQHVGRAVRRYARHGEEVFDSELRALHERFDRVERLLERNGER is encoded by the coding sequence GTGCAGCAATCGTTCTTCGCGCTTCTGCTCGGTCGTCTGCTGACCAACCGGTGGTGGCGCACCTTTCATGCCCGGGCCGCACTGTCGGTGTCGGCGGCCACGGCCGCGGTCCTGCTGGCCGGGGCAGCATTGGTCGTTCCCGCCGAGGAGGGCGCGCCCGGCGCGAACATCACCTCGTTCCCCAAAGCCGTCTGGTGGGCCATCGAGACCGCGACGACGGTCGGGTACGGGGATCTGTACCCGGTGACCGCATGGGGGCGGGTGATCGCCTCCGTCATGATGCTGGCCGGTATCACCACCTTCGGCATGGTCACCGCGTCCATCGCCACGTGGTTCGTCGGCCGGGCCGAGCAGGATGCCCAGCATGTGGGCAGGGCTGTTCGCCGCTATGCCCGGCACGGCGAGGAAGTGTTCGACTCCGAGCTTCGAGCGCTGCACGAGAGATTCGACCGTGTGGAACGGCTGCTCGAGAGAAACGGCGAACGATAG
- a CDS encoding dihydrofolate reductase family protein, translated as MRIVISEFMSLDGVVQAPGGPDEDTDGGFAHGGWSHPFFDPEVVGGAFDDALTKAEALLFGRRTWQTMAAAWPERAGDPFADRMNAIPKYVVSATLGDDKLAWVNTTRISGDEAVARIRELHDTDGGDLLVMGSPTLVRTLLHEDLVDELRLMLMPVILGGGKTIFPDDGAQRALELVSTVTSGTGVQVCTYRPVAAG; from the coding sequence ATGCGCATCGTGATCAGTGAGTTCATGAGCTTGGACGGCGTCGTGCAGGCCCCGGGCGGACCCGACGAGGACACGGACGGCGGCTTCGCCCACGGAGGCTGGTCGCACCCGTTCTTCGATCCGGAGGTGGTGGGCGGCGCCTTCGACGACGCATTGACCAAGGCGGAGGCGCTGCTGTTCGGGCGCCGCACCTGGCAGACGATGGCAGCGGCGTGGCCCGAGCGAGCCGGTGACCCGTTCGCCGACCGGATGAACGCCATCCCGAAGTACGTCGTGTCCGCGACCCTGGGCGACGACAAGCTGGCGTGGGTCAACACCACGCGCATCTCAGGCGACGAGGCGGTCGCCCGCATCCGGGAGCTGCACGACACCGACGGAGGCGACCTGTTGGTCATGGGGAGCCCCACGCTCGTGCGCACCCTCCTGCACGAGGACCTGGTCGACGAGCTTCGGCTCATGCTCATGCCGGTGATCCTCGGTGGCGGCAAGACGATCTTCCCCGACGACGGTGCGCAGCGCGCGCTGGAACTGGTCTCCACGGTCACCAGCGGGACGGGCGTGCAGGTGTGCACCTACCGGCCGGTCGCCGCCGGATAG
- the asnB gene encoding asparagine synthase (glutamine-hydrolyzing), translated as MCGITGWISFDRDLRSESAVLDAMTATMACRGPDDSGTFFDGPAGLGHRRLAIIDLPGGRQPMTVRTPQGDVAMVYSGEAYNYPELRVELAGLGHRFTTDSDTEVVLHGYLEWGDAVAERLNGMYAFAVWDARTQKLVMIRDRMGIKPFYYAPTADGVLFGSEPKAILANPLARRAVTLDGLRELFAFVKTPGHAVWDGMREIEPGTVVTVDRDGLHRHTYWTLETRPHTADQATSIATVRELLDDIVRRQLVSDVPRCTLLSGGLDSSAMTAIAARHLAERGETVRSFAVDFVGQADNFVADELRATPDTPYVHDVARAAGTEHLDIVLDSQALADPDVRARVIRARDLPMGFGDMDASLYLLFKAIREHSTVALSGESADEVFGGYLQFFDEEARAADTFPWLVKFAEHFGDDADVLRPDLTDALDLPGYIRHSYAVATAGIRRLDGESDFEYRMRRICHLHLTRFVRVLLDRKDRTSMAVGLEVRVPYCDHRLVEYVYNTPWSLKSFDGREKSLLREATRDVLPRSVYDRVKSPYPSTQDPKYAIALQEQARDLLASPSHRVFELVDRDRLKRAAHRELPQITQASRRGLERTLDLAVWLDLYDPELLLD; from the coding sequence ATGTGCGGCATCACCGGCTGGATCTCCTTCGACCGCGATCTGCGGTCCGAGTCCGCCGTACTGGACGCGATGACCGCGACGATGGCGTGCCGCGGCCCCGACGACAGCGGCACGTTCTTCGACGGCCCGGCCGGCCTGGGGCACCGCAGGCTCGCCATCATCGACCTGCCGGGCGGCCGTCAGCCGATGACGGTCCGGACCCCGCAGGGCGACGTGGCGATGGTGTACTCCGGCGAGGCGTACAACTACCCCGAGCTCAGAGTCGAACTGGCCGGTCTCGGACACCGGTTCACGACCGACTCCGACACCGAGGTCGTGCTCCACGGGTACCTGGAGTGGGGGGACGCGGTGGCCGAGCGGCTCAACGGGATGTACGCCTTCGCCGTGTGGGACGCCCGCACGCAGAAGCTCGTGATGATCCGCGACCGCATGGGCATCAAGCCCTTCTACTACGCCCCCACGGCGGACGGCGTGCTGTTCGGCTCCGAGCCGAAGGCGATCCTCGCCAATCCTCTCGCCCGGCGCGCGGTCACCCTGGACGGGCTGCGTGAGCTGTTCGCCTTCGTGAAAACCCCGGGGCACGCCGTGTGGGACGGGATGCGCGAGATCGAGCCCGGCACGGTCGTCACCGTCGACCGCGACGGGCTGCACCGCCACACCTACTGGACCCTGGAGACGCGGCCGCACACCGCCGACCAGGCCACCTCGATCGCCACCGTGCGCGAGCTGCTCGACGACATCGTGCGCCGCCAGCTGGTCTCCGACGTACCGCGCTGCACACTCCTGTCGGGCGGTCTGGATTCCTCCGCCATGACCGCCATCGCCGCCCGGCATCTCGCGGAACGCGGCGAGACGGTGCGCAGCTTCGCTGTGGACTTCGTGGGGCAAGCCGACAACTTCGTCGCGGACGAGCTGCGCGCCACGCCCGACACCCCGTACGTGCACGACGTGGCCCGGGCGGCCGGTACCGAACACCTCGACATCGTCCTCGACTCCCAGGCGCTCGCCGATCCCGACGTGCGGGCGCGGGTGATCCGGGCCCGTGACCTGCCGATGGGCTTCGGCGACATGGACGCATCGTTGTATCTGCTGTTCAAGGCGATTCGCGAGCATTCCACGGTGGCCCTCTCCGGCGAGTCCGCGGACGAGGTGTTCGGCGGCTACCTCCAGTTCTTCGACGAAGAGGCCCGCGCTGCCGACACCTTCCCGTGGCTCGTGAAGTTCGCGGAGCACTTCGGGGACGACGCCGATGTCCTGCGCCCCGACCTGACGGACGCGCTCGACCTGCCCGGGTACATCCGCCACAGTTACGCGGTCGCCACAGCCGGGATCCGCCGCCTGGACGGCGAGTCCGACTTCGAGTACCGGATGCGGCGCATCTGTCATCTGCACCTGACACGCTTCGTCCGCGTACTCCTGGACCGCAAGGACCGGACGAGCATGGCCGTCGGCCTCGAGGTTCGAGTGCCTTACTGCGACCACCGGCTCGTCGAGTACGTGTACAACACGCCATGGTCGCTGAAGTCGTTCGACGGACGTGAGAAGAGCCTGCTGCGGGAGGCCACTCGCGATGTACTCCCCCGGTCGGTGTACGACCGGGTGAAGAGCCCGTATCCCTCGACACAGGATCCGAAGTACGCGATCGCCCTGCAGGAGCAGGCCAGGGATCTGCTGGCCAGCCCCTCTCACCGGGTCTTCGAACTCGTGGACCGGGACCGGCTGAAGCGGGCCGCGCACCGTGAACTCCCGCAGATCACCCAGGCGTCGCGGCGCGGTCTGGAGCGCACCCTGGACCTGGCTGTCTGGCTCGATCTCTACGATCCTGAGCTGCTGCTGGACTGA
- a CDS encoding SgcJ/EcaC family oxidoreductase: MPPPSCLPLLETQAQPATSIEPSLADGAADQHAAAEAARGTLGQGMPHGDGSRLIAVRSGTDRGRIGAMNESPAEESVTPAVRELYEELLRAWNRRDAHAYAALFTPDAAMIGFDGSQVRGSEVERHLAPVFADHPTAAYVWKVREVRPVGGNAAMLRAIAGMVPPGQSELNPAVNAVQTLVAEYGSGSWRVALFQNTPAAYHHRPDLVEQHTGELQQVLRAAHGRHQG, from the coding sequence ATGCCCCCACCTTCTTGTCTCCCCCTGCTGGAGACTCAAGCTCAGCCGGCCACCAGCATCGAACCATCCCTCGCCGACGGGGCGGCGGATCAGCACGCTGCCGCCGAGGCGGCGCGCGGCACCCTCGGGCAGGGCATGCCCCACGGCGATGGGTCACGCCTGATCGCGGTCCGCAGCGGAACGGACCGTGGCAGGATCGGCGCCATGAACGAGAGCCCCGCTGAGGAGTCCGTAACACCTGCGGTGCGGGAACTCTACGAAGAGCTGCTCCGCGCCTGGAACCGCCGCGACGCTCACGCCTATGCGGCGCTGTTCACCCCTGATGCCGCGATGATCGGGTTCGACGGAAGCCAGGTGCGCGGCTCGGAGGTGGAGCGTCATCTCGCACCGGTCTTCGCCGACCATCCGACCGCGGCATATGTGTGGAAGGTGCGGGAGGTGCGGCCAGTGGGCGGCAACGCGGCGATGCTGCGCGCCATCGCGGGGATGGTGCCGCCCGGACAGTCCGAGCTGAATCCCGCGGTGAATGCGGTGCAGACCCTGGTTGCCGAGTACGGTTCCGGATCATGGCGCGTAGCCCTGTTCCAGAACACTCCGGCGGCGTATCACCACCGTCCGGATCTCGTGGAGCAGCACACCGGCGAACTTCAGCAGGTGCTCCGGGCAGCGCACGGTCGGCATCAGGGCTGA
- a CDS encoding MerR family transcriptional regulator: protein MDGDTLYSIGDLARRTGLTVKTIRFYSDRGIVAPTGRSPAGYRLYDIDAVARLDFVRTLRALGLDLPTIRKVVDRELPLSEVAAAHAEALAVQIRTLRLRRAVLTAVARRGPTPEEMDLMHRLAKLSEKERGGLIAEFLDDVFAHLHADPAFTAVIRTMTPELPDDPEAEQVEAWVELAELSQDPDFRAAVRRMADDQAAERAAGDTAVVRRDLAAFVRDQVGPALAAGVAPASPEAGPVVAALTAHYACISGHGDDSDLRRRLLTRLETVNDPRREQYFQLLAVINGWPAPQSLTTVFDWSIQALRARIQRAGP from the coding sequence ATGGACGGCGACACGCTCTACTCGATCGGCGATCTGGCCCGGCGCACCGGGCTGACGGTCAAGACCATTCGGTTCTACTCCGACCGCGGGATCGTGGCGCCGACAGGCCGCAGCCCGGCCGGTTACCGCCTTTACGACATCGACGCCGTTGCGCGCCTGGACTTCGTGCGGACTCTTCGTGCTCTGGGGCTGGACCTGCCCACGATCCGCAAGGTCGTGGACCGGGAACTGCCGCTGTCCGAGGTTGCCGCAGCGCACGCCGAAGCACTGGCGGTGCAGATCCGCACCTTGCGCCTGCGGCGCGCGGTGTTGACGGCGGTGGCCAGGCGCGGGCCCACCCCTGAGGAGATGGATCTCATGCACAGACTCGCCAAGCTCTCCGAAAAGGAACGCGGAGGCCTGATCGCCGAATTCCTCGACGACGTCTTCGCCCACCTGCATGCCGACCCCGCATTCACGGCGGTGATCCGCACGATGACGCCTGAGCTGCCGGACGACCCCGAGGCGGAGCAGGTCGAGGCGTGGGTGGAGCTGGCCGAACTGTCCCAGGATCCGGACTTCCGCGCCGCTGTGCGGCGGATGGCGGACGACCAGGCGGCCGAGCGCGCCGCGGGTGACACCGCGGTGGTGCGCCGCGACCTTGCCGCATTCGTCCGTGACCAGGTCGGCCCCGCCCTGGCAGCGGGCGTCGCCCCCGCCTCACCCGAGGCCGGTCCTGTCGTCGCCGCGCTCACGGCTCACTACGCGTGCATCTCCGGTCACGGGGATGACAGCGATCTCCGGCGCCGGCTGCTGACCCGGCTGGAGACTGTGAACGACCCGCGCAGGGAACAGTATTTTCAGCTCCTGGCCGTGATCAACGGCTGGCCGGCCCCACAAAGTCTGACCACGGTGTTCGACTGGTCCATCCAGGCATTGCGTGCCCGGATACAGCGGGCAGGGCCGTGA